In Palaemon carinicauda isolate YSFRI2023 chromosome 28, ASM3689809v2, whole genome shotgun sequence, a single genomic region encodes these proteins:
- the LOC137621393 gene encoding homeobox-like protein HDP1, giving the protein MAADYSADIPIGFPMVRLHRQTSSGSKTGLSDVESVQGLGDVESVQGLGNVESVQELGDVESVQGLGDVESVQELGDVESVQGLGNVESVQELGDVESVQELGDVESVQGLGNVESVQELGDVESVQGLGDVESVQELGDVESVQGLGDVESVQELGDVESVQGLGDVESVQELGDVESVQGLGDVESVQELGDVESVQGLGNVESVQELGDVESVQELGDVESVQGLGNVESVQELGDVESVQGLGDVESVQELGDVESVQGLGDVESVQELGYVESLQGLGDVESVQELGDVESVQGLGDVESVQELGDVESVQELGNVDSVQELGNVESVQELGDVESVQELGDVESVQELGDVESVQGL; this is encoded by the exons GTAAGGCTCCACAGGCAGACATCATCTGGCAGTAAGACG GGATTGAGTGATGTTGAGTCAGTTCAGGGATTGGGTGATGTTGAGTCAGTTCAGGGATTGGGTAATGTTGAGTCAGTTCAGGAATTGGGTGATGTTGAGTCAGTTCAGGGATTGGGGGATGTTGAGTCAGTTCAGGAATTGGGTGATGTTGAGTCAGTTCAGGGATTGGGTAATGTTGAGTCAGTTCAGGAATTGGGTGATGTTGAGTCAGTTCAGGAATTGGGTGATGTTGAGTCAGTTCAGGGATTGGGTAATGTTGAGTCAGTTCAGGAATTGGGTGATGTTGAGTCAGTTCAGGGATTGGGGGATGTTGAGTCAGTTCAGGAATTGGGTGATGTTGAATCAGTTCAGGGATTGGGGGATGTTGAGTCAGTTCAGGAATTGGGTGATGTTGAATCAGTTCAGGGATTGGGGGATGTTGAGTCAGTTCAGGAATTGGGTGATGTTGAATCAGTTCAGGGATTGGGGGATGTTGAGTCAGTTCAGGAATTGGGTGATGTTGAGTCAGTTCAGGGATTGGGTAATGTTGAGTCAGTTCAGGAATTGGGTGATGTTGAGTCAGTTCAGGAATTGGGTGATGTTGAGTCAGTTCAGGGATTGGGTAATGTTGAGTCAGTTCAGGAATTGGGTGATGTTGAGTCAGTTCAGGGATTGGGGGATGTTGAGTCAGTTCAGGAATTGGGTGATGTTGAATCAGTTCAGGGATTGGGGGATGTTGAGTCAGTTCAGGAATTGGGTTATGTTGAGTCACTCCAGGGATTAGGTGATGTTGAGTCAGTTCAGGAATTGGGTGATGTTGAGTCAGTTCAGGGATTAGGTGATGTTGAGTCAGTTCAGGAATTGGGTGATGTTGAGTCAGTTCAGGAATTGGGTAATGTTGACTCAGTTCAGGAATTGGGTAATGTTGAGTCAGTTCAGGAATTGGGTGATGTTGAGTCAGTTCAGGAATTGGGTGATGTTGAGTCAGTTCAGGAATTGGGTGATGTTGAGTCAGTTCAGGGATTGTAA